From the Halorhabdus utahensis DSM 12940 genome, one window contains:
- a CDS encoding DUF7318 family protein — protein MMSSGSTYGDIHRYEPPRESAAAAVAIVLLTLVEIALVGIFTYGLINGWGIAANDGGFGNMFLGTVLATMFVNLAFILLLYRKEFLPDVMIVKKRRRKWEDLYIREEDADGESLTDGATESFKRAIYPYYKR, from the coding sequence CTGATGTCCTCCGGCAGCACCTACGGCGACATCCACCGCTACGAACCGCCACGGGAGAGCGCGGCCGCCGCCGTCGCGATCGTGCTGTTGACGCTCGTCGAGATCGCGCTTGTCGGGATCTTCACCTATGGCCTCATCAACGGCTGGGGCATCGCAGCGAACGACGGCGGGTTCGGGAACATGTTTCTCGGGACCGTCCTCGCGACGATGTTCGTCAACCTCGCCTTTATCCTGCTTTTGTACCGCAAGGAGTTCCTCCCCGATGTCATGATCGTCAAGAAGCGACGCCGCAAGTGGGAGGATCTTTACATCCGTGAGGAGGACGCCGACGGCGAGTCGCTGACTGACGGCGCAACGGAGAGTTTCAAACGCGCGATCTACCCCTATTACAAACGATAA
- a CDS encoding monovalent cation/H+ antiporter complex subunit F — protein MASEFPALLATILDAALIIASAVTLLAAYRVIRGPTVPDRVVALDTIGTNVVAIAVLFALTTDTGLFVTVGLVLAIIGFISTITVARFITEGDIIQ, from the coding sequence ATGGCAAGTGAATTCCCAGCGTTGCTCGCCACAATACTCGATGCAGCCCTGATCATCGCGAGCGCAGTGACCCTCCTGGCAGCCTACCGCGTCATCCGCGGGCCGACCGTCCCGGACCGCGTCGTCGCCCTGGATACGATCGGGACGAACGTCGTCGCCATCGCGGTCCTGTTTGCGCTCACGACCGATACGGGACTGTTTGTCACAGTTGGCCTCGTGCTCGCCATCATCGGGTTCATCAGCACGATCACCGTCGCTCGCTTCATCACAGAGGGGGACATCATCCAATGA
- a CDS encoding DUF7314 family protein: protein MADEFMKGFGILVTAGLGWLVVAGWYKTPSFQGPQLLGTYPENPDFYTQIAMVVGEGLFYFAILGALAFWVLVPAINQAREAYADRK from the coding sequence ATGGCTGACGAGTTCATGAAAGGGTTCGGTATCCTGGTGACGGCCGGGCTCGGGTGGCTGGTCGTCGCCGGCTGGTACAAGACGCCTTCCTTCCAAGGACCACAGCTCCTTGGCACCTACCCGGAGAACCCCGACTTCTACACCCAGATCGCCATGGTCGTCGGCGAAGGGCTGTTTTACTTCGCGATCCTGGGGGCACTCGCCTTCTGGGTGCTCGTTCCCGCGATCAATCAGGCCCGTGAGGCCTACGCCGATCGAAAATAA
- a CDS encoding cytochrome b, with amino-acid sequence MAHEDKYPNESGRRRFVKGVVGSAVLGTVATGGATAIGLTTAPSGVGGGITPYIGIKNTDGPAPRGMPIVPVEIQDDDTIAGVWPDTQETTVQGQTVTVAEMDLGGTTYSSTWFQYCGVQTYAGISPDADQDDAFRSSSGTYDWQSDIEDGQALTLSDFDDYEEWGNDIGESGLGKPASAGWRSEGDNVQTIPVQVLRSPEVSKMVNGEGEYSELSPDVRSFLDAATEDDVMAWLNKCTHFCCVPGFKAYGGSERFNAENEVYCQCHQSVYDPFQPVQRQFTALPRPGE; translated from the coding sequence ATGGCACACGAAGACAAGTATCCAAACGAATCGGGCCGCCGGCGCTTCGTCAAGGGCGTCGTCGGATCGGCCGTTCTCGGCACCGTCGCGACCGGCGGCGCGACCGCCATCGGGCTGACGACGGCACCGTCGGGCGTCGGCGGCGGGATCACGCCGTACATCGGCATCAAGAACACCGACGGGCCGGCCCCGCGCGGGATGCCGATCGTTCCGGTCGAGATCCAGGATGACGACACGATCGCTGGCGTCTGGCCGGACACCCAGGAAACGACTGTCCAGGGCCAGACCGTCACCGTCGCCGAGATGGACCTGGGCGGGACGACGTATAGCTCGACGTGGTTCCAGTACTGTGGCGTCCAGACGTACGCCGGAATCAGTCCTGACGCCGATCAGGACGACGCCTTTCGCTCGTCTTCGGGGACCTACGACTGGCAAAGCGACATCGAGGACGGGCAGGCGCTCACCCTGTCTGATTTCGATGATTACGAGGAATGGGGCAACGACATCGGCGAGTCGGGCCTCGGGAAGCCGGCGTCGGCGGGCTGGCGCTCGGAGGGCGACAACGTCCAGACGATCCCGGTCCAGGTGCTCCGCAGCCCTGAAGTCTCGAAAATGGTCAACGGTGAGGGCGAGTACAGCGAACTATCGCCCGACGTCCGGTCGTTCCTCGACGCCGCGACCGAGGACGACGTGATGGCCTGGCTCAACAAGTGTACACACTTCTGCTGTGTGCCTGGGTTCAAGGCGTACGGCGGGAGCGAACGCTTCAACGCCGAGAACGAAGTCTACTGTCAGTGCCACCAGTCGGTGTACGATCCGTTCCAACCAGTCCAACGACAGTTCACGGCGCTGCCGCGCCCGGGGGAATGA
- a CDS encoding halocyanin domain-containing protein, translating into MTDDSVEFSRRALLRASGAAAGGTAAIGGVGSAAAQEGGSGQIDYSGWFSGVSNFSSTVDRRGEDEVTVEVGVEANQGYFGFGPAAVWVDPDTTVTWEWTGRGNAHNVVAEDDSFTSGSAVAEAGTTYERTFSEARIHKYYCEPHELNGMKGAIVVGDDVPTVEVEGPSGPVVPESAKLFGVTSGFAMTAVLGLAYFFMKYGGDYGDVE; encoded by the coding sequence ATGACCGACGATAGTGTCGAATTCTCGCGTCGGGCGCTCCTTCGTGCCAGTGGCGCGGCTGCTGGCGGCACGGCAGCCATTGGTGGCGTCGGCTCCGCCGCGGCCCAGGAAGGTGGCAGCGGCCAGATCGATTACAGCGGGTGGTTCTCGGGCGTGAGCAACTTTTCATCGACAGTCGACCGCCGTGGCGAAGACGAAGTCACGGTCGAAGTTGGTGTCGAGGCCAATCAAGGGTACTTCGGGTTCGGGCCGGCGGCGGTGTGGGTCGACCCCGATACGACCGTCACCTGGGAGTGGACGGGCCGTGGCAACGCTCACAACGTCGTGGCTGAGGACGACTCGTTCACATCGGGGTCGGCCGTCGCGGAGGCCGGCACGACCTACGAACGGACGTTTTCGGAAGCCAGGATCCACAAATACTACTGTGAACCCCACGAGTTGAACGGCATGAAGGGTGCGATCGTCGTCGGCGATGACGTGCCGACGGTCGAAGTCGAAGGTCCGAGCGGCCCAGTCGTCCCCGAGAGTGCGAAGCTGTTCGGCGTGACGTCCGGGTTCGCGATGACTGCCGTGTTGGGACTGGCGTATTTCTTCATGAAGTACGGTGGTGACTACGGCGACGTCGAGTGA
- a CDS encoding type IV pilin: MNPITYFRDDESGVSPVIGVILMVAITVILAAVIATFVLGLGEQISDTAPSATFTYDHDGSNTLTITHSGGQSLQSANIDIKASAGSPGTWTASEISAGDSIDVTGISSSDTVQVIWNSPDGDQTAILSEW, translated from the coding sequence ATGAATCCAATAACATACTTCAGAGACGACGAATCGGGCGTGTCACCAGTCATCGGCGTGATCCTGATGGTCGCCATCACGGTGATTCTGGCGGCCGTCATCGCGACGTTCGTCCTCGGGCTGGGCGAACAGATCAGCGATACGGCACCGTCCGCGACGTTCACGTACGATCACGACGGTAGTAATACGCTTACGATCACTCACAGCGGCGGCCAGTCGCTGCAGTCGGCCAATATTGATATAAAAGCCTCAGCTGGGAGTCCGGGAACTTGGACCGCATCTGAGATATCTGCCGGTGACTCAATAGACGTCACTGGGATATCCTCGAGTGACACTGTCCAGGTCATCTGGAACTCACCTGACGGCGATCAGACGGCCATTCTGAGCGAGTGGTAA
- a CDS encoding cytochrome b family protein encodes MTEHDSPDDGVSEQPTDEDPVRTDETPVRTDGGETGIVPPDDETPTWSERKERRQGLARTTYEYFERSRREDQDLREESDYVERDVLGFPTWPHEVVRNLALTSFFVGMLVFLAAALPPHIGAPANSGVTPPTILPDWYLYWSFGLLKLGPLNPDLALLGDQKLMADRTFGVLANLVVVGAIAVVPFINKGSARRPVEQPFWAAVGVFGVILSVTLAALSIKNLLPLDSHLLFDLTFLLPFVGAFITYAALKSMREGYMFELNRRYYRLRPPK; translated from the coding sequence ATGACCGAGCACGATTCACCCGACGACGGAGTCAGCGAGCAACCGACCGACGAGGACCCCGTCCGGACTGACGAGACGCCCGTCCGGACCGATGGCGGTGAGACGGGGATCGTCCCGCCGGACGACGAGACGCCGACCTGGAGCGAGCGCAAGGAACGCCGGCAGGGGCTCGCCCGGACGACCTACGAGTATTTCGAACGCTCACGCCGCGAGGACCAGGATCTCCGTGAGGAGTCGGATTACGTCGAACGCGACGTGCTGGGATTTCCGACCTGGCCCCACGAGGTCGTTCGGAACCTCGCGCTGACGAGTTTCTTCGTCGGCATGCTGGTGTTCCTGGCGGCGGCGCTGCCGCCACACATCGGCGCGCCGGCCAACTCCGGGGTCACGCCCCCGACGATCCTGCCGGACTGGTATCTCTACTGGTCCTTTGGCCTGCTAAAGCTCGGGCCGCTGAACCCCGACCTCGCGCTGCTTGGCGACCAGAAGCTCATGGCCGACCGGACGTTCGGCGTGCTGGCGAACCTCGTCGTCGTCGGTGCGATCGCCGTCGTACCGTTCATCAATAAGGGCAGCGCCCGTCGCCCGGTCGAACAGCCGTTCTGGGCGGCCGTTGGGGTCTTCGGCGTCATCCTCTCGGTGACGCTCGCAGCGCTGTCGATCAAGAACCTCCTTCCCCTCGACTCGCATCTCCTGTTCGACCTGACGTTCCTGCTGCCGTTCGTGGGCGCGTTCATCACCTACGCGGCGTTGAAGTCGATGCGGGAGGGCTACATGTTCGAACTCAACCGCCGGTACTACCGGCTTCGTCCACCAAAATGA
- a CDS encoding DUF7315 family membrane protein has protein sequence MTMTYATQSAGTPTESTATDAGAETDQAESTGASDAGRRDVIVPLRVYKAVTVFSTLFAILAIVVGFVVLDTATNRGMAAVSAIDPLLALLGLGSILFGAVVYAFSTRFRTEGMAGEGGETDG, from the coding sequence ATGACAATGACGTACGCAACTCAATCCGCCGGGACGCCGACCGAATCGACGGCGACCGACGCCGGTGCCGAGACCGACCAGGCCGAGAGTACTGGAGCCAGCGATGCGGGCCGCCGGGATGTCATCGTCCCGCTTCGCGTCTACAAGGCCGTGACGGTCTTCTCGACGCTGTTTGCGATTCTGGCGATCGTCGTCGGGTTCGTCGTGCTCGATACGGCGACCAACCGCGGCATGGCTGCGGTTTCGGCGATCGATCCGCTGCTGGCGTTGCTGGGGCTCGGCTCGATCCTCTTCGGTGCGGTCGTCTATGCGTTCTCGACACGGTTCCGTACTGAAGGCATGGCCGGTGAGGGAGGTGAGACGGATGGCTGA
- a CDS encoding cytochrome b — translation MSLERPDDHDHDAWMEKRDFSRVERMYLTVLIWFDKRLRIVDYLEILEGLYYKVNMQMPKSHTEQYGLDNKFWYWYPLYALGSFSTLAYIVAAISGALLGFYYSPGALGASGDPTIAYESLTFIMTDLNFGFMLRSIHRWAAQVMVAAVFLHMLRVYFTGAYKEPRELNWLLGIVLISLTLLFGYSGYLLPWDQLAFWAGQIGVEMSLSIPLIGEWVAQLIFGGFTPNPATLQRMYILHVFFLPFVVTTLIAVHIAIVWMQGIAEPH, via the coding sequence ATGAGTCTCGAACGTCCCGACGATCACGACCACGACGCCTGGATGGAGAAGCGGGACTTCTCGCGGGTCGAACGCATGTACCTGACAGTCCTCATCTGGTTCGACAAGCGACTGCGGATCGTCGATTACCTCGAAATTCTGGAAGGCCTGTACTACAAGGTCAACATGCAGATGCCAAAGAGCCACACCGAGCAGTACGGGCTCGACAACAAGTTCTGGTACTGGTATCCGCTGTACGCGCTGGGCTCGTTCTCGACGCTCGCGTACATCGTGGCGGCGATCTCAGGTGCCCTGCTCGGGTTTTACTACTCGCCGGGTGCGCTGGGCGCGTCGGGCGATCCGACGATCGCCTACGAGTCGCTCACGTTCATCATGACCGACCTGAACTTCGGGTTCATGCTCCGGAGTATCCACCGGTGGGCGGCCCAGGTCATGGTCGCCGCCGTCTTCCTCCACATGCTGCGGGTGTACTTCACCGGCGCGTACAAGGAGCCACGCGAACTCAACTGGCTGCTCGGCATCGTCCTGATTAGCCTGACGCTGCTGTTTGGCTACTCGGGGTACCTGCTGCCGTGGGACCAACTCGCCTTTTGGGCCGGCCAGATCGGCGTCGAGATGTCATTATCGATCCCACTCATCGGTGAGTGGGTCGCCCAGCTCATCTTCGGTGGGTTCACACCGAACCCGGCGACGCTCCAGCGGATGTACATCCTCCACGTGTTCTTCCTCCCGTTCGTGGTCACCACGTTGATCGCCGTTCACATCGCAATCGTCTGGATGCAGGGCATCGCCGAACCGCACTAA
- the trpB gene encoding tryptophan synthase subunit beta, with protein MSDDSDDSGTFGDYGGRHVPDPLMEPLAQLAAAFEDVALSDDFQDEFRDHLEHFAGRPTPLYHAERLSEAYGAEIYLKREDLLHGGAHKLNNTLGQALMAKKAGKDRLIAETGAGQHGTATAMVGAMLDLDTEIYMGEKDVARQRMNVFRMRLMGAEVNEVTRGGQGLADAVDAALEDFAQNVEDTHYLVGSVVGPDPFPRMVREFQSVIGEEAREQIRDRIGGLPDAAVACVGGGSNAIGLFDAFRDDDVAFYGAEGGGEGSDSNRHAAPLADGEDDVLHGMKTRVIDDETEVHSVSAGLDYPGVGPEHAMFRAVGRCDYRGITDDEALEAFRELSMLEGIIPALETSHGLALAKQIADEHDTILVNLSGRGDKDMETAAEHFDLG; from the coding sequence ATGTCAGACGACTCCGACGATTCGGGGACGTTCGGCGACTACGGCGGTCGCCACGTGCCCGATCCGCTCATGGAACCGCTCGCACAACTCGCCGCCGCGTTCGAGGACGTGGCCCTCAGCGACGACTTCCAGGACGAGTTTCGCGACCACCTCGAACACTTCGCCGGGCGGCCGACGCCGCTGTATCACGCCGAGCGACTCTCGGAGGCATACGGCGCGGAGATCTACCTCAAACGTGAGGATCTGCTCCACGGTGGCGCACACAAGCTGAACAACACGCTCGGGCAGGCGCTGATGGCGAAGAAGGCCGGCAAGGACCGGCTGATCGCCGAGACCGGTGCGGGCCAGCACGGTACCGCGACGGCGATGGTCGGCGCGATGCTGGATTTAGACACCGAGATCTACATGGGTGAGAAGGACGTCGCCCGCCAGCGGATGAACGTCTTCCGGATGCGGCTGATGGGCGCGGAAGTGAACGAGGTCACCCGCGGCGGGCAGGGGCTCGCCGACGCTGTCGACGCGGCACTGGAGGACTTCGCCCAGAACGTCGAGGATACTCACTATCTGGTGGGTTCGGTCGTCGGTCCCGATCCGTTCCCGCGGATGGTTCGGGAGTTCCAGTCCGTGATCGGCGAGGAGGCACGCGAGCAGATCCGCGACCGCATCGGCGGGTTGCCGGACGCTGCGGTCGCCTGCGTCGGTGGCGGCTCGAACGCGATCGGGCTGTTCGACGCGTTCCGTGACGACGACGTGGCCTTTTACGGCGCGGAGGGTGGCGGTGAAGGATCCGACTCAAACCGACACGCCGCGCCGCTGGCCGATGGTGAAGACGACGTCCTCCACGGGATGAAGACCCGCGTCATCGACGATGAGACGGAGGTCCATTCCGTCTCGGCCGGGCTTGATTATCCGGGCGTCGGTCCCGAGCACGCGATGTTCCGGGCCGTGGGTCGATGTGACTACCGCGGGATCACCGACGACGAGGCCCTGGAGGCGTTTCGGGAGTTGAGCATGCTCGAAGGGATCATCCCGGCCCTGGAAACGAGCCACGGGCTTGCGCTGGCGAAACAGATCGCCGACGAGCACGACACGATCCTCGTGAACCTGAGCGGCCGGGGCGACAAGGACATGGAGACCGCCGCCGAGCACTTCGATCTCGGATAG
- a CDS encoding halocyanin domain-containing protein: protein MHRRDFLRSAGTVTGGAAAAGAVGSVAAQEDGSGGAQPDYGGWFSGVSNFSSTEDHRGEDEVTVEVGVEANQGYFGFGPAAVWVDPDTTVTWEWTGRGNAHNVVAEDDSFTSGSAVAEAGTTYERTFSEAGIHKYYCKPHELNGMKGAIVVGDDVPTVAAGASTPVNPKHMGVPFQPHYVGIATLLGISSTLAFTFYLLKYGESAHTSGGNN, encoded by the coding sequence ATGCATAGACGGGACTTTCTCCGATCTGCCGGGACGGTGACCGGCGGGGCAGCAGCCGCTGGGGCGGTTGGCTCCGTCGCCGCCCAGGAAGACGGCTCGGGCGGCGCCCAGCCGGATTATGGCGGGTGGTTTTCGGGCGTGAGCAACTTCTCATCGACAGAGGACCACCGGGGCGAGGATGAGGTCACGGTCGAAGTTGGTGTCGAGGCCAATCAAGGGTACTTCGGGTTTGGACCGGCCGCGGTGTGGGTGGATCCGGACACGACTGTCACCTGGGAGTGGACGGGGCGGGGCAACGCTCACAACGTCGTGGCCGAGGACGACTCGTTCACATCGGGGTCGGCCGTCGCGGAGGCTGGCACGACCTACGAACGGACGTTCTCGGAAGCGGGGATCCACAAATACTACTGTAAACCCCACGAACTGAACGGCATGAAAGGGGCGATCGTCGTCGGCGACGACGTGCCTACTGTCGCGGCCGGTGCGTCGACGCCGGTCAACCCCAAGCACATGGGTGTTCCGTTTCAGCCCCATTACGTCGGGATCGCCACGCTGCTGGGTATCTCCTCGACGCTCGCGTTCACGTTCTACCTGCTGAAATACGGCGAGTCCGCACACACGAGCGGGGGGAACAACTGA
- a CDS encoding DUF7319 domain-containing protein produces the protein MAPAESTNDAPAGDSEPSLSELREQVEEKYDFESFGPAEMDEMDREEWEAAFDTETWITGEKLLDRLEADLRQRVADRDVFARIEREDDRLLAYSDESYAVVYGDGSVEGEGTVRRDVEPSVALCSMDSYDVPDPPRGDVLPDPDEVEEGDGELGNVMIQLLSIAQLLGGVVLLGYGFLGNGIAFVAGLFLLGIGLFLLVVVANARLSEAFRADAYRTRLRQMGAEGDERPAFVPDDDAELAAGSVRQPEPNQDGDRPRERASTDDTVVGDTDAE, from the coding sequence ATGGCTCCTGCCGAGTCCACGAACGATGCACCTGCGGGCGACAGCGAGCCGTCGCTGTCGGAACTTCGCGAGCAGGTCGAGGAGAAATACGACTTCGAATCCTTTGGACCGGCCGAGATGGACGAGATGGACCGCGAGGAGTGGGAGGCGGCCTTCGACACGGAGACGTGGATCACCGGCGAGAAGTTGCTCGACCGCCTCGAAGCCGACCTCCGTCAGCGCGTCGCCGATCGGGACGTCTTCGCTCGGATCGAGCGTGAGGACGACCGGTTGCTTGCGTACTCCGACGAGAGTTACGCCGTCGTCTACGGTGACGGTTCCGTCGAGGGAGAGGGCACGGTGCGCCGGGACGTCGAGCCGTCGGTGGCGTTGTGCTCGATGGACTCCTACGACGTGCCCGACCCGCCGAGGGGTGACGTGCTTCCCGACCCTGACGAGGTCGAGGAGGGCGACGGTGAACTCGGCAACGTCATGATCCAGTTGCTCTCGATCGCCCAGTTGCTCGGGGGAGTGGTGTTGCTCGGGTACGGCTTTCTGGGCAACGGGATCGCGTTCGTCGCCGGGTTGTTCCTGCTGGGAATCGGACTCTTCCTGCTGGTGGTAGTCGCCAACGCTCGCCTGTCGGAGGCTTTCCGCGCTGACGCCTACCGAACGCGCCTCCGGCAGATGGGGGCCGAGGGCGACGAGCGGCCGGCGTTCGTTCCCGATGATGACGCGGAACTCGCCGCCGGGAGTGTCCGACAGCCCGAACCGAACCAGGACGGCGATCGGCCACGTGAACGGGCGTCGACCGACGACACGGTAGTGGGTGATACCGATGCGGAGTGA
- the mnhG gene encoding monovalent cation/H(+) antiporter subunit G, translating to MTLLQTLQAVVVGVLVVTGTFFLLIGTIGLLRLPNVYNRLHATSKATTLGAASLFLAGFVYFGPRGAGLISLVGIVFLFLTAPTGAHMISRSAQKIGVPFVEGVSWPVPDDVDEQGETD from the coding sequence ATGACGCTGCTCCAGACACTGCAGGCCGTCGTCGTCGGCGTACTGGTCGTGACAGGGACGTTTTTCCTCCTCATCGGGACGATCGGCCTGCTCCGGCTCCCGAACGTGTACAACCGGTTGCACGCGACGAGCAAGGCGACGACACTCGGCGCTGCCTCGCTGTTTCTCGCCGGGTTCGTCTACTTCGGCCCGCGTGGGGCAGGACTGATCTCGCTGGTCGGGATCGTCTTCCTGTTTCTGACGGCCCCGACCGGCGCACACATGATCTCCCGGTCGGCACAGAAGATCGGCGTCCCGTTCGTCGAGGGTGTCTCCTGGCCGGTTCCGGACGACGTTGATGAGCAGGGAGAAACAGACTGA
- a CDS encoding NAD(+)/NADH kinase, with protein sequence MSEELGAGPVTVVGDDAGVVGELVRSVGVQVVPGSPAETNEQATAVIAVGEAAVLDLAREGCQTPILPVAVDGGLGGVPADALQSAIERVRDGDYTLRETATLDVRVNDEHVETALADVMLVTSEPAHISEYSLSTPADAVATFRADGVVITTPAGSRGYARRVGGPVLDPAAEVLAVVPVGMFSTTKDHWTLSLPDSGPALSMSIRRDEAPVSLLVDDRTYGRVGPEDRLSVGRGETLAVVSLPESDPPFDIDRDRT encoded by the coding sequence ATGAGTGAGGAGCTGGGCGCTGGGCCAGTCACCGTCGTCGGTGACGACGCCGGTGTCGTCGGGGAGCTCGTCAGATCGGTCGGTGTCCAGGTCGTTCCCGGATCACCTGCCGAGACGAATGAACAAGCCACAGCCGTGATTGCCGTCGGTGAAGCAGCCGTACTCGACCTCGCCCGCGAGGGATGCCAGACGCCGATTCTCCCGGTCGCGGTCGATGGCGGACTCGGCGGCGTTCCTGCAGACGCCCTCCAGTCTGCCATCGAACGGGTTCGAGACGGGGACTACACCCTCCGGGAAACCGCAACCCTCGACGTACGCGTCAACGATGAACACGTCGAGACGGCGCTGGCTGATGTCATGCTGGTGACCAGCGAACCGGCCCACATCTCGGAGTATTCGCTTTCGACGCCCGCCGACGCAGTTGCCACGTTCCGGGCCGACGGCGTCGTGATCACGACACCGGCCGGGAGTCGGGGCTATGCCCGCCGCGTAGGCGGCCCGGTCCTCGATCCGGCTGCCGAGGTCCTCGCGGTCGTGCCAGTCGGCATGTTCTCGACGACCAAAGATCACTGGACGCTATCGCTTCCCGACAGTGGCCCTGCCCTGTCAATGTCGATCAGGCGTGACGAAGCGCCCGTGTCGCTCCTGGTCGACGATCGAACCTACGGTCGAGTCGGCCCGGAGGACCGACTCTCGGTCGGCCGGGGCGAGACGCTTGCTGTGGTGTCGCTCCCGGAAAGTGACCCGCCGTTCGACATCGATCGTGATCGTACCTGA
- a CDS encoding DUF7313 family protein gives MVSVSLFGPLDTLLGNNVVYLLLVLAVVNMVTRILAHRRHVSQAASGGADAVSRFLPHVVSNGLLILASFYYLTLHHHGGFVTTVLVLGLFLTDFFEFEARKAEARREVTLDRPKGAITASLLMLGYVGYQSLFFIVAPAWNAVI, from the coding sequence ATGGTATCCGTTTCGCTGTTCGGGCCACTGGACACACTCCTCGGGAACAACGTTGTGTATCTTTTGCTGGTGCTGGCTGTCGTCAATATGGTCACGCGAATACTAGCCCACAGACGTCACGTCAGCCAGGCGGCGAGTGGGGGAGCCGATGCAGTGTCGCGATTCCTGCCCCACGTCGTCTCGAACGGCCTGCTCATCCTGGCGTCGTTTTACTACCTGACGCTACACCACCACGGCGGGTTCGTCACCACGGTGCTTGTACTCGGACTCTTTCTGACGGACTTCTTCGAGTTCGAGGCGCGCAAGGCCGAAGCTCGCCGCGAGGTTACCCTCGACCGGCCGAAAGGCGCGATCACCGCGTCGCTGTTGATGCTCGGATACGTCGGCTACCAGAGCCTGTTCTTCATCGTCGCCCCGGCCTGGAACGCAGTCATCTGA
- the coaBC gene encoding bifunctional phosphopantothenoylcysteine decarboxylase/phosphopantothenate--cysteine ligase CoaBC yields MLEDTNVVLGVTGSIAAVKTVELAHELRRRGATVRAVMTGSATNIIHPWAVELATDGEVVTEIGGSVEHVTFFGEDPWGDVLLIAPSTANTVGKIASAIDDTPVTTCATTALGAGIPVVIAPAMHEPMYDHPGVLEAIERLESWGVSFADPRIEESKAKIASEESIVLETARAAGERPLEGKEVVVTSGATTESIDAIRTLSNRASGTTGRAIAKACYVRGADVTLLHDGPNVPYATVESVESAAEMVAAAEEHAPAADALVSAAAIGDYTVEQRAGKITSGQDDLTLDLKPTPKLLDRVRERAPDLAMVGFKLEADANDESLTSAARDLLSRVDLSFVVANDVGAAGGEETRALLVRPETTEDFQGSKASLGGRIAEELAVELPE; encoded by the coding sequence ATGCTCGAAGACACGAACGTCGTCCTGGGTGTGACGGGGTCGATCGCGGCGGTCAAGACCGTCGAGTTGGCCCACGAACTCCGCCGACGCGGGGCGACGGTTCGGGCGGTCATGACCGGGTCGGCGACGAACATCATTCACCCCTGGGCGGTCGAGTTGGCGACCGATGGCGAGGTCGTCACCGAGATCGGGGGTAGCGTCGAGCACGTCACCTTCTTCGGCGAGGATCCGTGGGGTGACGTGCTCCTGATCGCGCCCTCGACGGCCAATACTGTCGGGAAGATTGCGAGCGCAATTGACGACACGCCGGTGACGACCTGCGCGACGACAGCGTTGGGTGCCGGCATTCCGGTCGTCATCGCACCCGCGATGCACGAACCGATGTACGACCACCCGGGTGTCCTTGAGGCGATCGAGCGCCTCGAATCGTGGGGCGTCTCCTTCGCTGACCCACGGATCGAAGAGTCGAAGGCCAAGATCGCGAGCGAGGAATCGATCGTTCTGGAGACGGCCCGGGCGGCCGGCGAGCGCCCCCTGGAAGGGAAGGAGGTCGTCGTCACCAGCGGCGCGACGACGGAGTCGATCGACGCGATTCGAACGCTGTCGAACAGGGCGTCGGGGACGACTGGCCGGGCGATCGCGAAAGCCTGCTACGTCCGCGGGGCCGATGTGACACTCCTTCACGACGGGCCGAACGTGCCCTATGCCACAGTCGAATCAGTCGAGAGTGCGGCGGAGATGGTGGCGGCTGCCGAAGAGCATGCGCCAGCCGCAGACGCGCTCGTTTCGGCGGCGGCGATCGGCGACTACACTGTCGAGCAGCGGGCGGGGAAGATCACGTCGGGACAGGACGATCTCACACTCGATCTGAAACCGACGCCGAAACTCCTCGATCGGGTTCGTGAGCGCGCGCCGGACCTGGCGATGGTCGGGTTCAAACTGGAGGCTGACGCCAACGACGAATCGCTGACCTCGGCAGCGCGCGATCTGCTGTCGCGGGTCGATCTGTCGTTTGTGGTCGCTAACGATGTGGGGGCCGCTGGTGGTGAAGAGACGCGGGCATTGCTCGTCCGGCCGGAGACGACTGAGGACTTCCAGGGGTCGAAAGCGTCACTCGGTGGGCGGATCGCCGAGGAACTCGCAGTCGAGCTTCCGGAATAA